Proteins co-encoded in one Bacillus infantis NRRL B-14911 genomic window:
- a CDS encoding cysteine desulfurase family protein, whose amino-acid sequence MIYFDNSATTKPYKEVLDSFNKVALDYFGNPSSLHGIGGRAEKLLSQARLQIAELLGAGQKEIFFTSGGTEGNNLAVKGTAMMHKSRGRHLITTESEHSSVAEAFEQLKELGFRVTYIPVDEDGRIRPEDIEAALCHDTILVSVIHVNNEVGTIQPIAEIGKMLKSYSKVLFHVDHVQGIAKVPLDFQENEIDLCTISAHKFHGLKGTGVLYIREGVKLSPLFSGGSQEWNQRSGTENVPGIVSMAKALRISLERHRIGLEQLNRVKCLLREGLESIEGISVHTPLEGSAPHILNFSAPGLKAEVFVHSLEEKNIYVSTTSACSSKKKSVSKTLLAMGIPEEDAASSIRISLSYDNTAEEAEAVLQAIEETAKKLRKVMK is encoded by the coding sequence ATGATTTACTTTGATAATAGTGCAACCACTAAACCATATAAAGAAGTGCTGGATTCATTTAATAAGGTGGCCTTAGATTACTTTGGCAATCCCTCATCTTTGCATGGAATCGGCGGCAGGGCAGAAAAGCTCCTGTCACAAGCCAGGCTGCAGATTGCCGAGCTCCTGGGAGCCGGCCAGAAGGAAATCTTCTTTACTTCGGGCGGAACCGAAGGCAATAATCTGGCTGTAAAAGGGACTGCCATGATGCATAAAAGCAGGGGGCGCCATCTTATTACGACTGAATCAGAGCATTCGTCAGTGGCAGAAGCCTTTGAACAGCTGAAAGAGCTCGGTTTCCGCGTTACGTATATCCCTGTAGACGAGGATGGGAGAATCAGGCCGGAGGACATAGAGGCTGCCCTATGCCATGATACAATTCTTGTGAGTGTTATCCATGTTAATAATGAGGTTGGCACCATTCAGCCGATTGCTGAAATCGGCAAAATGCTCAAGTCTTATTCGAAAGTGCTTTTCCATGTGGATCATGTACAGGGAATTGCAAAGGTGCCGCTTGATTTTCAAGAAAATGAAATAGACCTTTGCACCATTTCTGCCCATAAATTCCACGGTTTAAAGGGCACGGGTGTCCTTTACATCAGGGAAGGCGTCAAGCTTTCACCGCTGTTTTCAGGCGGAAGCCAGGAATGGAACCAGCGGAGCGGTACAGAGAATGTACCTGGAATTGTCAGTATGGCCAAGGCGCTCAGAATCAGCCTTGAGAGGCACAGGATCGGACTGGAGCAGCTTAATAGGGTTAAATGTTTGCTGAGGGAAGGACTGGAATCCATTGAAGGGATCTCTGTCCATACACCGCTTGAAGGCTCGGCCCCGCACATTCTTAATTTTTCTGCACCAGGCTTGAAGGCAGAAGTATTTGTGCATAGCCTTGAGGAAAAAAATATATATGTCTCCACCACCAGCGCCTGTTCCTCGAAGAAGAAATCAGTCAGCAAGACACTGCTGGCAATGGGCATTCCTGAGGAGGATGCAGCAAGCAGCATCAGGATCAGCCTTTCTTATGATAATACAGCAGAGGAAGCAGAAGCTGTGCTGCAGGCAATTGAAGAAACAGCGAAAAAGTTAAGGAAGGTAATGAAATAA
- the brnQ gene encoding branched-chain amino acid transport system II carrier protein, producing the protein MNNKSLSSREIIAIGLMLFALFFGAGNMIFPPYLGQESGVNMGKAIIGFLITGVGLPLLGVISIAKAGDLRTLAGRVHPLFGAAFTLLLYLAIGPLFGIPRTGTVAYEIGITPFLPDTVPKYGMALLFYTIIFFTVTAWLSMNPSKLVDRIGKLFTPILLAILAILAVKSIITPLGEPMAPKGAYAETPFFKGFIEGYLTMDAIAALVFGIVVIGSIKERGISSSKQIAKICIYSGLIAAAALMLVYLSLAYIGASGEESIGFQDNGGALLSAAASRLFGSFGAVILGLAITFACLTTSIGLVSSCAQYFSKVVPSISYRSFVLILSLFSMMIANIGLTQLISVSLPMLTMIYPPAIVLVLLSFLHHAFGGSRAVYAGALIPAGLISTIDAIKAAGADTRIFSDMLGFLPLYSEGLGWVIPAVAGGLLGLLIAGRGKKTAK; encoded by the coding sequence ATGAATAATAAGAGCCTATCCAGCAGGGAAATAATCGCAATAGGACTGATGCTTTTCGCTCTTTTCTTTGGCGCAGGGAATATGATTTTCCCTCCATATCTCGGGCAGGAATCTGGTGTCAACATGGGAAAAGCCATCATTGGATTTCTCATAACCGGTGTCGGCCTCCCGCTTTTGGGAGTCATCAGCATAGCCAAAGCTGGTGATCTCCGAACGCTGGCTGGAAGAGTCCACCCTTTATTCGGGGCTGCCTTTACATTGCTTTTGTATCTGGCCATCGGCCCGCTATTCGGGATTCCGCGGACCGGAACCGTTGCCTACGAAATTGGCATCACTCCGTTTTTGCCTGATACCGTTCCTAAATATGGGATGGCGCTGCTTTTTTATACCATTATCTTTTTTACCGTCACAGCTTGGCTTTCAATGAACCCTTCTAAGCTTGTAGACCGGATCGGAAAATTATTTACTCCGATTCTCCTTGCTATATTGGCCATTCTGGCTGTAAAAAGTATAATCACCCCTTTAGGTGAGCCAATGGCTCCAAAAGGCGCATATGCCGAGACCCCTTTCTTTAAAGGATTTATCGAAGGCTATTTGACCATGGACGCTATCGCCGCCCTTGTTTTTGGCATAGTTGTGATTGGTTCAATAAAAGAAAGAGGCATCAGCAGTTCAAAACAGATTGCAAAAATATGCATCTATTCCGGACTTATTGCTGCCGCTGCCCTTATGCTCGTTTACCTTTCGCTCGCCTACATCGGGGCATCCGGTGAAGAATCTATTGGATTCCAGGATAACGGGGGAGCTCTTCTTTCCGCCGCCGCTTCCCGTCTTTTCGGATCTTTTGGCGCTGTCATCCTTGGGCTGGCCATTACTTTTGCCTGTCTTACCACTTCTATTGGACTCGTCTCATCCTGTGCGCAATATTTTTCAAAAGTTGTGCCAAGCATATCTTACAGGTCATTTGTGCTAATTTTATCCTTATTCAGCATGATGATCGCCAATATCGGCTTGACACAGCTCATTTCTGTATCTTTGCCAATGCTCACGATGATCTATCCGCCCGCAATCGTACTGGTATTGCTTTCTTTTCTGCATCATGCCTTTGGAGGCTCCAGAGCTGTATATGCAGGAGCCCTGATACCGGCGGGGCTGATCAGTACCATTGATGCAATAAAGGCAGCGGGGGCAGATACCCGGATTTTTTCAGACATGCTGGGATTTCTTCCTCTCTATTCAGAAGGACTCGGCTGGGTCATTCCGGCCGTTGCCGGGGGACTGCTCGGCCTGCTCATTGCCGGAAGGGGCAAAAAGACAGCAAAATAG